From Caballeronia insecticola, a single genomic window includes:
- the fixL gene encoding oxygen sensor histidine kinase FixL yields the protein MLTERLIKRSARVARKPTDSSPTRWHHGPWWSNSYLLTPLISILVFLVVMSLILWSLNRREQQQQEDTLYRNVAWAQQQIRLSMTGAQEQIQALSRDIATGHGDPQTFQTSSADIMQGHPEILYMNWYTSEHKPRWPNTPLPVLGSRLAKPNETQMDEAVQAAFDEARTTRRQVYSPLLYDDLGNGYITLQTPVFRDREFLGSIAAVFSIEGILKHDIPSELSAKYKISITDLNNRELATTSSRPRLPRDMFYDLPLDPPGQGLSVRVYSYPQLTNFTNNTLVWLVAGLSCFVLWSLWSLWKHTRQRFEAQQALYAEAFFRRAMENSVLIGMRVLDMHGRITHVNPAFCRMTGWDESDLVGKNAPFPYWPRDAYPEMQRQLDMTLRGKAPSSGFELRVRRKDGSFFHARLYVSPLIDSSGRQTGWMSSMTDITEPKRAREELAAAHERFTTVLESLDAAVSVLAADEAELLFANRYYRHLFGIRPDGHLELAGAAFDGSSQSSSDTIDMVDTYAGLPATALTESSADAQEVYVEGIQKWFEVRRQYIQWVDGHLAQMQIATDITQRKQAQELAHQQEEKLQFTSRLMTMGEMASSLAHELNQPLAAINNYCSGCVALVKSGRMTQETLLPVLEKTAQQAVRAGMIIKRIREFVKRSEPKRQAARVADIVADAVGLAEIEARKRKIRIVTEIRSRMPVIYVDPVLIEQVLVNLLKNAAEAMHDAKPNAVDPAIRVVVQRMDGGFVCISVVDQGPGVDEATAERLFEPFYSTKSDGMGMGLNICRSIIESHRGRLWVVNNVEADGHVTGATFHCSLPIGEVDGSGTNGDAHDEHTRQQTVTGEL from the coding sequence ATGTTGACCGAACGGCTGATCAAACGCTCGGCGAGGGTCGCGCGCAAGCCGACCGATTCGTCGCCCACCCGCTGGCACCACGGACCGTGGTGGTCGAACTCCTATTTACTCACGCCGCTCATTTCGATTCTCGTTTTTCTGGTCGTGATGAGTCTGATTTTGTGGAGTCTGAACCGGCGCGAGCAGCAGCAGCAGGAAGACACGCTGTATCGCAACGTCGCGTGGGCGCAGCAGCAAATCCGGCTTTCCATGACCGGCGCGCAGGAACAGATCCAGGCGCTTTCGCGCGACATCGCGACCGGCCACGGCGACCCGCAGACCTTTCAGACCTCGTCGGCGGACATCATGCAGGGGCATCCCGAGATCCTCTACATGAACTGGTACACGAGCGAGCATAAACCGCGCTGGCCCAATACCCCGCTGCCCGTGCTCGGATCGCGCCTCGCCAAACCCAACGAAACGCAGATGGACGAGGCCGTGCAGGCCGCCTTCGACGAGGCACGCACCACGCGCCGCCAAGTCTACTCGCCGCTGCTCTACGACGATCTCGGCAACGGCTACATCACGCTGCAGACGCCGGTTTTCCGCGACCGCGAGTTCCTGGGCTCCATCGCCGCGGTGTTTTCGATCGAAGGCATCCTCAAGCACGACATTCCGAGCGAATTGTCGGCGAAGTACAAAATCTCCATCACCGATCTGAACAACCGCGAACTCGCGACCACGTCGAGCCGCCCGCGTCTGCCGCGCGACATGTTCTACGACCTGCCGCTCGATCCGCCGGGGCAAGGCTTGTCGGTACGCGTGTACTCGTATCCGCAGCTGACGAACTTCACCAATAACACGCTTGTGTGGCTGGTCGCCGGTCTTTCGTGCTTCGTGCTGTGGAGCTTGTGGAGTCTGTGGAAGCACACGCGTCAGCGCTTCGAGGCGCAGCAGGCGCTGTATGCCGAAGCGTTCTTCCGCCGCGCGATGGAAAACTCCGTGCTGATCGGCATGCGCGTGCTCGACATGCACGGCCGTATCACGCACGTGAATCCCGCGTTCTGCCGCATGACGGGCTGGGATGAAAGCGATCTCGTCGGCAAGAACGCGCCGTTTCCGTACTGGCCGCGCGACGCGTATCCCGAGATGCAGCGCCAGCTCGACATGACCTTGCGCGGCAAGGCGCCCTCGTCCGGCTTCGAGTTGCGCGTGCGTCGCAAGGACGGCTCGTTCTTCCACGCGCGGCTGTACGTTTCGCCGCTGATCGACAGCTCGGGCCGCCAGACCGGCTGGATGTCGTCGATGACGGACATCACCGAACCCAAGCGCGCGCGCGAAGAACTCGCCGCCGCGCACGAACGCTTCACCACGGTGCTCGAAAGCCTCGACGCCGCCGTCTCCGTGCTCGCCGCCGACGAAGCCGAACTGCTGTTCGCGAACCGCTATTACCGCCATTTGTTCGGCATTCGTCCGGACGGCCATCTGGAGCTCGCGGGCGCCGCGTTCGACGGCAGTTCGCAGAGTTCGTCGGACACCATCGACATGGTGGATACCTACGCGGGCCTGCCCGCCACCGCGCTCACCGAAAGCTCGGCAGATGCGCAGGAGGTCTATGTCGAAGGCATCCAGAAATGGTTCGAAGTGCGCCGCCAGTACATCCAGTGGGTAGACGGCCATCTCGCGCAGATGCAGATCGCGACCGACATCACGCAGCGCAAGCAGGCGCAGGAACTCGCGCATCAGCAGGAAGAAAAGCTGCAGTTCACGAGCCGCCTGATGACCATGGGCGAGATGGCTTCGTCGCTCGCGCACGAACTGAATCAGCCGCTCGCCGCGATCAACAACTATTGCTCCGGCTGCGTCGCGCTCGTGAAATCCGGCCGCATGACGCAGGAAACGCTGTTGCCGGTGCTGGAAAAAACCGCGCAGCAGGCCGTGCGCGCGGGCATGATCATCAAGCGCATTCGCGAGTTCGTGAAGCGCTCGGAGCCGAAACGCCAGGCCGCGCGCGTCGCCGATATCGTCGCGGACGCGGTCGGACTCGCCGAGATCGAGGCGCGCAAGCGCAAGATTCGCATCGTCACGGAAATCCGCTCGCGCATGCCGGTGATCTACGTCGATCCGGTTTTGATCGAACAAGTGTTGGTCAACCTGTTGAAAAACGCGGCCGAGGCAATGCATGATGCAAAACCGAACGCGGTCGATCCGGCGATTCGCGTGGTCGTGCAACGCATGGACGGCGGCTTCGTGTGCATCAGCGTGGTCGATCAGGGCCCCGGTGTCGACGAAGCCACGGCCGAGCGTCTCTTCGAACCGTTTTACAGCACCAAGTCCGACGGCATGGGCATGGGGCTGAACATCTGCCGCTCGATCATCGAATCGCATCGCGGAAGACTTTGGGTGGTCAACAACGTCGAGGCGGACGGCCATGTGACCGGCGCGACCTTCCACTGCAGCCTGCCGATCGGCGAAGTGGACGGTTCGGGCACGAATGGCGACGCACACGACGAACATACGAGACAACAAACAGTTACGGGAGAACTATGA
- a CDS encoding phasin family protein, protein MTLLTPEQIAAAQKSNFDTLFGLTNKAFEGIEKLVELNLQVVKSTLAESQENAQRALSVKDAQELLALQASLTQPVAEKVLSYGRHLYEIASATQAEFARVAEVQYEEQNRKVQTLVDNVAKNAPAGSETAVAVMKSAITAANTTYETVHKATKQAVEIAESNFNAAATAATKAATQATEQASRVAKKSVA, encoded by the coding sequence ATGACGCTGTTGACCCCCGAGCAAATCGCCGCTGCACAGAAATCCAACTTCGACACGCTGTTCGGCCTCACGAACAAGGCGTTCGAAGGCATCGAAAAGCTCGTCGAACTGAATCTGCAAGTCGTGAAGTCCACGCTGGCCGAAAGCCAGGAAAACGCGCAACGCGCGCTGTCGGTGAAGGATGCTCAGGAACTGCTCGCACTGCAAGCCAGCCTGACCCAGCCGGTCGCGGAAAAGGTGCTGTCGTATGGCCGTCACCTCTATGAAATCGCGTCGGCCACGCAAGCTGAATTCGCCCGCGTCGCGGAAGTGCAGTACGAAGAGCAGAACCGCAAGGTGCAAACGCTCGTTGACAACGTCGCGAAGAACGCGCCGGCTGGTTCGGAAACGGCTGTCGCCGTGATGAAGTCGGCTATCACCGCCGCCAACACGACGTACGAAACGGTTCACAAGGCAACGAAGCAAGCTGTCGAAATCGCTGAAAGCAACTTCAACGCCGCCGCTACGGCTGCGACGAAGGCCGCTACGCAAGCGACCGAGCAAGCTTCGCGCGTCGCCAAGAAGTCGGTTGCGTAA
- the lpdA gene encoding dihydrolipoyl dehydrogenase — MSLVELKVPDIGDFSDVDVIEVNIKPGDVIEKEQGVITLETDKATMEVPADVAGTIKEVKVKQGDKVSQGSVVAMVETAGAGAAAAPAAAPAPAPAAAAAPAAAPAKATGGGVQDVKVPDIGDFKDIPVIEVHVKPGDTVEKEQSLVTLESDKATMDVPSPAAGVVKELKVKVGDNVSEGTLILTLEGGGAAAPASAPAPQKAASAPAAAASAPAPQAGSYSGAADVECDMLVLGAGPGGYSAAFRAADLGMKTVLVERYSTLGGVCLNVGCIPSKALLHTALVIDEAAELASHGISFGEPKIDLDKLRGFKEGVVKKLTGGLAGMAKARKVQVVTGVGNFVDPHHMEVNGPDGKKVVKFAQAIIAAGSQAVKLPFFPDDPRVVDSTGALELRQLPKRMLVVGGGIIGLEMATVYSTLGSEIDVVEMLDGLMAGADRDLVKVWEKFNAKRFANVMLKTKTTKAEAKEDGIYVTFEGEKAPAEPQRYDLVLLAVGRSPNGGKIGADKAGVSVTERGFINVDKQMRTNVPHIFAIGDLVGQPMLAHKAVHEGHVAAEAAHGEKAYFDALQIPSVAYTDPEVAWAGKTEEQCKAEGIKYGKAVFPWAASGRAIANGRDEGFTKLIFDETTHRVIGGGIVGLNAGDLISEVCLAIEMGADATDIGKTIHPHPTLGESVGMAAELYEGVCTDLPPQRKK; from the coding sequence ATGAGTCTCGTCGAACTAAAAGTACCCGACATCGGCGACTTCTCCGATGTCGATGTCATCGAAGTCAATATCAAACCCGGCGACGTCATCGAAAAGGAACAGGGCGTCATCACGCTCGAAACCGACAAGGCCACCATGGAAGTGCCGGCCGACGTGGCGGGCACCATCAAGGAAGTGAAGGTCAAGCAGGGCGACAAGGTCTCGCAAGGCTCGGTCGTCGCGATGGTCGAAACCGCGGGCGCAGGGGCTGCCGCTGCGCCCGCCGCCGCACCGGCTCCGGCTCCGGCTGCGGCTGCGGCTCCCGCTGCGGCCCCCGCAAAAGCAACGGGCGGCGGCGTGCAGGACGTGAAGGTGCCGGACATCGGCGACTTCAAGGACATTCCCGTCATCGAAGTGCACGTGAAACCGGGCGACACGGTCGAGAAGGAACAGTCGCTCGTCACGCTCGAATCCGACAAAGCGACGATGGACGTGCCGTCGCCCGCGGCGGGCGTCGTCAAGGAACTGAAGGTCAAGGTCGGTGACAACGTCTCGGAAGGCACGCTGATTCTGACGCTCGAAGGCGGTGGCGCAGCGGCTCCGGCGTCTGCGCCCGCGCCGCAGAAAGCGGCTTCGGCTCCGGCCGCCGCCGCATCGGCGCCCGCGCCGCAAGCCGGCAGCTACTCCGGCGCGGCCGATGTCGAATGCGACATGCTCGTGCTCGGCGCCGGCCCCGGCGGTTATTCGGCGGCGTTCCGCGCAGCCGATCTCGGCATGAAGACAGTGCTCGTGGAACGTTATTCGACGCTCGGCGGCGTGTGTCTGAACGTCGGCTGCATTCCGTCGAAGGCGTTGCTGCATACCGCGCTCGTCATCGACGAAGCGGCCGAACTCGCGTCGCACGGCATCAGCTTCGGCGAGCCGAAGATCGATCTCGACAAGCTGCGCGGCTTCAAGGAAGGCGTCGTCAAGAAGCTGACCGGCGGGCTGGCCGGCATGGCGAAGGCGCGCAAGGTCCAGGTGGTGACGGGCGTCGGCAACTTCGTCGATCCGCATCACATGGAAGTGAACGGCCCGGACGGCAAGAAGGTCGTGAAGTTCGCGCAGGCGATCATCGCGGCGGGTTCGCAGGCGGTGAAGCTGCCGTTCTTCCCGGACGATCCGCGCGTCGTCGATTCGACCGGCGCGCTCGAACTGCGTCAGTTGCCCAAGCGCATGCTGGTGGTGGGCGGCGGCATCATCGGGCTGGAAATGGCGACGGTGTACTCGACGCTCGGCTCGGAAATCGATGTCGTCGAAATGCTCGACGGTCTGATGGCCGGCGCGGACCGCGATCTCGTGAAGGTCTGGGAGAAGTTCAACGCCAAGCGCTTCGCGAACGTCATGCTGAAGACCAAGACGACCAAGGCCGAGGCGAAGGAAGATGGCATCTACGTGACCTTCGAAGGCGAGAAGGCGCCAGCCGAACCGCAGCGTTACGACCTCGTGCTGCTCGCGGTCGGCCGCAGCCCGAACGGCGGCAAGATCGGCGCGGACAAGGCGGGCGTGAGCGTGACAGAGCGCGGCTTCATCAACGTCGACAAGCAAATGCGCACCAACGTGCCGCACATCTTCGCGATCGGCGATCTCGTCGGCCAGCCGATGCTCGCGCACAAGGCCGTGCACGAAGGCCACGTGGCGGCGGAAGCGGCGCACGGCGAGAAGGCGTACTTCGACGCGCTGCAGATTCCGTCCGTTGCCTACACCGATCCGGAAGTGGCGTGGGCCGGCAAGACGGAAGAGCAGTGCAAGGCCGAAGGCATCAAATACGGGAAGGCGGTGTTCCCGTGGGCGGCTTCCGGCCGCGCGATCGCCAACGGCCGCGACGAAGGCTTCACCAAGCTCATCTTCGATGAGACGACGCATCGCGTGATCGGCGGCGGCATCGTCGGTCTGAATGCGGGCGATCTGATCAGCGAAGTGTGTCTCGCGATCGAGATGGGCGCGGATGCGACCGACATCGGCAAGACGATTCACCCGCACCCGACGCTCGGCGAATCGGTCGGCATGGCGGCGGAGTTGTACGAAGGCGTCTGCACGGACTTGCCGCCGCAACGCAAGAAGTAA
- the aceF gene encoding dihydrolipoyllysine-residue acetyltransferase, producing the protein MSQAIEVKVPDIGDFKDIPVIEVLVKVGDTVEPEQSLVTLESDKATMDVPSSAAGTVKEVKVKVGDNVSEGTLIVVLEGAGAAAAPAAKQEAAAPAPASAAAAAPAASGGGSVEVKVPDIGDFKDIPVIEIAVKVGDKVEKEQSLVTLESDKATMDVPSPAAGTVKELKVKIGDTVSEGSLILVLEGGAGAAAAPAAPAAAPAKAEVPPDAPAKPAPAKEPPSALAQAPVMPAGDGTRTSSHASPSVRKFARELGVDVSRVSGTGPKGRITQEDITAFVKGVMTGQGKAPAAAAPAGGGGGELGLLPWPKIDFTKFGPVDPKPLSRIKKISGANLHRNWVMIPHVTNNDEADITELEELRVKLNKEHEKAGVKFTMLAFVIKAVVSALKKFPDFNASLDGDNLVFKKYYHIGFAADTPNGLVVPVIRDADKKGLVDIAKEMAELSKLARDGKLKPDQMQGGCFSISSLGGIGGTHFTPIINAPEVAILGLSRGQMKPVWDGKQFVPRLTLPMSLSYDHRVIDGAAAARFNAYLSAILGDFRRVIL; encoded by the coding sequence ATGAGTCAAGCGATCGAAGTCAAAGTGCCGGACATCGGCGATTTCAAGGACATCCCCGTGATCGAAGTGCTGGTCAAGGTGGGTGACACCGTCGAGCCCGAGCAGTCGCTCGTCACGCTGGAGTCCGACAAGGCCACGATGGACGTGCCGAGTTCGGCTGCGGGCACCGTGAAGGAAGTGAAGGTCAAAGTGGGCGATAACGTGTCGGAAGGCACGCTCATCGTCGTGCTGGAAGGCGCGGGCGCTGCCGCCGCGCCGGCCGCGAAGCAGGAAGCGGCTGCGCCCGCTCCCGCGTCCGCAGCGGCTGCCGCGCCTGCGGCGAGCGGCGGCGGTTCCGTCGAAGTGAAGGTGCCGGATATCGGCGACTTCAAGGACATTCCGGTCATCGAGATCGCGGTCAAGGTCGGCGACAAGGTCGAGAAGGAGCAGTCGCTCGTCACGCTCGAATCCGACAAGGCGACGATGGACGTGCCGAGCCCCGCCGCGGGCACGGTGAAGGAACTGAAGGTCAAGATCGGCGATACGGTCTCCGAAGGTTCGCTGATCCTCGTGCTCGAAGGTGGCGCGGGCGCTGCGGCTGCACCGGCTGCACCGGCTGCGGCTCCGGCCAAGGCCGAAGTGCCGCCCGATGCACCCGCGAAACCCGCGCCGGCGAAAGAGCCGCCGTCGGCGCTCGCACAGGCGCCCGTGATGCCTGCCGGCGACGGTACGCGCACGTCGAGCCATGCGTCGCCGTCCGTGCGCAAGTTCGCGCGCGAACTGGGCGTCGATGTGTCGCGCGTGAGCGGCACGGGTCCGAAGGGGCGCATCACGCAGGAAGACATCACCGCGTTCGTGAAGGGCGTGATGACGGGGCAGGGCAAGGCGCCCGCTGCTGCGGCGCCGGCTGGCGGTGGCGGCGGCGAACTCGGTCTGCTGCCGTGGCCGAAGATCGATTTCACGAAGTTCGGTCCGGTCGATCCGAAGCCGCTGTCGCGCATCAAGAAGATTTCGGGCGCGAACCTGCATCGCAACTGGGTGATGATCCCGCACGTCACGAACAACGACGAAGCGGATATCACCGAGCTCGAAGAACTGCGCGTGAAGCTCAATAAGGAGCACGAGAAAGCGGGCGTGAAATTCACGATGCTCGCGTTCGTCATCAAGGCCGTGGTCTCGGCGCTCAAGAAGTTCCCGGACTTCAACGCGAGCCTGGACGGCGACAACCTCGTCTTCAAAAAGTACTACCACATCGGTTTCGCGGCCGACACGCCGAACGGCCTCGTCGTTCCGGTGATCCGCGACGCGGACAAGAAGGGCCTCGTCGATATCGCCAAGGAGATGGCGGAGCTGTCGAAGCTCGCGCGCGACGGCAAGCTCAAGCCCGATCAGATGCAGGGCGGCTGCTTCTCGATTTCGTCGCTGGGCGGCATCGGCGGGACGCACTTCACGCCGATCATCAACGCGCCCGAAGTCGCGATTCTCGGCCTGTCGCGCGGTCAGATGAAGCCGGTGTGGGACGGCAAGCAGTTCGTGCCGCGCCTCACGCTGCCGATGTCGCTGTCGTACGACCATCGCGTCATCGACGGTGCGGCCGCCGCGCGCTTCAACGCTTATCTGTCGGCGATTCTGGGCGATTTCCGTCGCGTCATTCTCTGA
- the aceE gene encoding pyruvate dehydrogenase (acetyl-transferring), homodimeric type: MSAVPDEVLKYVANARDDDPQETAEWLDALDGVISAVGPDRAHYLIEKQIEFARVHGEHLPFSANTPYINTIPVAGQAKIPGDQDIEHRIRSYTRWNAIAMVLRAGKDTNVGGHIASFASAATLYDVGFNHFWHAPSKEHGGDLVFVQGHSSPGVYSRAFLLGRLTEKQLNNFRQEVGGEGISSYPHPWLMPDFWQFPTVSMGLGPIMAIYQARFMKYMEARGMAKTEGRKVWAFLGDGETDEPESLGAIGMAGRERLDNLVFVINCNLQRLDGPVRGNGKIIQELESEFRGAGWNVIKVIWGSRWDALFARDKTGALMRRMMDVVDGEYQTYKSESGAFVREHFFNTPELKALVADWSDEDIWNLNRGGHDPHKIYAAFDAATKTKGAPTVILAKTIKGYGMGEHGQAMNITHQQKKLPIDTLKKFRDQFRLPLTDEQIADVPYLTFEEGSKELEYMRQKRMDLGGYLPTRREKAESLPVPELSAFEPLLKGTGAGREISTTMAFVRILNILLKDKALGKRIVPIVPDESRTFGMEGLFRQIGIWNQDGQKYIPEDSDQLMFYRESETGQILQEGINEAGGMCDWIAAATSYSTHGEIMIPFYIFYSMFGFQRIGDLAWAAGDMRSRGFLLGGTAGRTTLNGEGLQHEDGHSLMWAASVPNCISYDPTFGYELAVIMQDGLRRMVAEQEDVYYYVTVMNENYEHPAIPQGDAVAADIIKGMYAFSKAEGAGKGPHVQLMGAGTIFNEVIAAADLLKNDWGVTADLWSVPSFTELARDGQACERWNLLHPTEEKRLPHVTKLLKGAQGPVIASTDYIRALVDQIRGYVPNKFVVLGTDGYGRSDTREALRHFFEVDRYWVTLAALNALADEGTIERKVVAEAIKKYNLDPSKPNPMTV; the protein is encoded by the coding sequence ATGTCCGCTGTACCCGACGAAGTTCTCAAATATGTCGCCAATGCCCGCGACGACGATCCTCAGGAAACCGCCGAGTGGCTCGATGCGCTCGACGGCGTCATTTCCGCAGTCGGCCCTGATCGCGCGCACTACCTGATCGAGAAGCAGATCGAATTCGCTCGCGTGCACGGCGAGCATCTGCCGTTTTCCGCGAACACGCCGTACATCAACACGATTCCCGTCGCTGGCCAGGCCAAGATTCCGGGCGATCAGGACATCGAACACCGCATTCGCTCGTACACGCGCTGGAACGCCATCGCCATGGTGTTGCGCGCGGGCAAGGACACCAACGTCGGCGGCCACATCGCTTCGTTCGCCTCGGCTGCAACGCTCTATGACGTCGGCTTCAACCACTTCTGGCACGCACCGTCGAAAGAACATGGCGGCGACCTCGTGTTCGTGCAGGGCCACTCGTCGCCGGGTGTGTACTCGCGCGCGTTCCTGCTCGGCCGCCTGACCGAGAAGCAGCTCAACAACTTCCGTCAGGAAGTGGGCGGCGAGGGCATCTCGTCGTATCCGCATCCGTGGCTGATGCCGGACTTCTGGCAGTTCCCGACCGTGTCGATGGGCTTGGGCCCGATCATGGCGATCTATCAGGCGCGCTTCATGAAGTACATGGAAGCGCGCGGCATGGCGAAGACGGAAGGCCGCAAGGTCTGGGCGTTCCTCGGCGACGGCGAAACCGACGAGCCGGAATCGCTCGGCGCGATCGGCATGGCCGGGCGCGAGCGTCTCGATAACCTCGTGTTCGTCATCAACTGCAATCTGCAGCGCCTGGACGGCCCGGTGCGCGGCAACGGCAAGATCATCCAGGAACTCGAAAGCGAATTCCGCGGCGCGGGCTGGAACGTCATCAAGGTCATCTGGGGCAGCCGCTGGGACGCGCTGTTCGCGCGTGACAAGACCGGCGCGCTGATGCGCCGCATGATGGACGTCGTCGACGGCGAATATCAGACCTACAAGTCGGAGTCGGGCGCGTTCGTGCGCGAGCACTTCTTCAACACGCCGGAACTGAAGGCGCTGGTCGCCGACTGGTCCGACGAGGACATCTGGAACCTGAACCGCGGCGGCCACGATCCGCACAAGATCTACGCCGCGTTCGACGCCGCGACCAAGACGAAGGGCGCGCCGACCGTCATCCTCGCCAAGACCATCAAGGGTTATGGCATGGGCGAGCACGGCCAGGCGATGAATATCACGCACCAGCAGAAGAAGCTGCCGATCGACACGCTGAAGAAATTCCGCGACCAGTTCCGTCTGCCGCTCACCGACGAACAGATCGCCGACGTGCCGTATCTCACGTTCGAGGAAGGTTCGAAGGAACTGGAGTACATGCGCCAGAAGCGTATGGACCTGGGCGGCTATCTGCCGACGCGCCGCGAAAAGGCGGAATCGCTGCCGGTGCCGGAACTCTCGGCATTCGAGCCGCTTCTGAAGGGCACGGGCGCAGGCCGCGAAATTTCCACGACGATGGCCTTCGTGCGGATCCTGAACATCCTGCTGAAGGACAAGGCGCTCGGCAAGCGCATCGTGCCGATCGTGCCGGACGAGTCGCGTACCTTCGGCATGGAAGGCCTGTTCCGCCAGATCGGCATCTGGAATCAGGACGGCCAGAAGTACATTCCGGAAGACTCCGACCAGCTGATGTTCTACCGCGAATCGGAAACCGGGCAGATTCTGCAGGAAGGCATCAACGAAGCGGGTGGCATGTGTGACTGGATCGCGGCCGCGACGTCGTACTCGACGCACGGCGAGATCATGATCCCGTTCTACATCTTCTACTCGATGTTCGGCTTCCAGCGCATCGGCGATCTGGCATGGGCCGCGGGCGACATGCGCTCGCGCGGCTTCCTGCTGGGCGGCACGGCAGGCCGCACGACCCTCAACGGCGAAGGCCTGCAGCACGAAGACGGCCATTCGCTGATGTGGGCGGCGTCGGTGCCGAACTGCATCAGCTACGACCCGACCTTCGGCTACGAACTCGCCGTCATCATGCAGGACGGCCTGCGCCGCATGGTCGCGGAGCAGGAAGACGTGTACTACTACGTCACGGTGATGAACGAGAACTACGAGCATCCGGCGATTCCGCAGGGTGACGCTGTAGCCGCGGACATCATCAAGGGCATGTATGCGTTCAGCAAGGCCGAAGGCGCCGGCAAGGGCCCGCACGTCCAGCTGATGGGCGCAGGCACGATCTTCAACGAAGTGATCGCCGCCGCCGACCTGCTCAAGAACGACTGGGGCGTCACCGCCGACCTGTGGAGCGTGCCGAGCTTTACCGAACTGGCCCGCGACGGTCAGGCGTGCGAGCGCTGGAACCTGCTGCATCCGACGGAAGAGAAGCGCCTGCCGCACGTGACCAAGCTGCTCAAGGGCGCGCAGGGTCCGGTGATCGCGTCGACGGACTACATCCGCGCGCTTGTCGACCAGATCCGCGGCTATGTGCCGAACAAGTTCGTGGTGCTCGGCACCGACGGCTACGGCCGCTCGGACACGCGCGAGGCGCTGCGTCACTTCTTCGAAGTCGACCGCTACTGGGTCACGCTGGCGGCGCTCAATGCGCTCGCCGACGAAGGCACGATCGAGCGCAAGGTCGTCGCAGAGGCGATCAAGAAGTACAACCTCGACCCGTCCAAACCCAACCCGATGACCGTCTAA